The following proteins are encoded in a genomic region of Aquifex aeolicus VF5:
- a CDS encoding YggS family pyridoxal phosphate-dependent enzyme, protein MNACERLSRVLERIQKACERAGRGENCAKLLGASKTVPPEVIREFYNCGLKVYGENRVQEFLKKYEALKDLDLEWHFIGRLQTNKVKYLMGKVVLIHSLDRKNLADEIQKRAFKNNIVQDVLIEVNVGGEETKGGVEPENLKELFEYTLELPNVKVLGLMTIPPYLENPEDVRPYFRKLRELRDELQREYNVALPHLSMGMSHDFEVAIEEGATIVRIGTLLFGERKY, encoded by the coding sequence ATGAACGCCTGTGAGAGGTTATCCCGCGTCCTTGAGAGAATTCAGAAAGCCTGCGAGAGAGCGGGAAGGGGTGAGAACTGTGCGAAACTTCTAGGAGCTTCTAAGACCGTACCTCCAGAAGTTATAAGGGAGTTTTATAACTGCGGACTGAAGGTTTACGGAGAAAACAGGGTTCAGGAGTTCCTCAAAAAGTATGAAGCCCTAAAAGATTTAGACTTAGAGTGGCACTTCATAGGGAGACTCCAGACGAATAAAGTGAAGTACCTTATGGGTAAAGTCGTCTTAATCCACTCCCTTGACAGGAAGAACCTCGCGGACGAAATACAAAAAAGAGCCTTTAAAAACAACATAGTTCAGGACGTTTTAATAGAGGTAAACGTGGGAGGCGAAGAAACGAAGGGAGGAGTAGAGCCCGAGAACTTAAAGGAACTCTTTGAGTACACTTTAGAACTTCCCAATGTAAAGGTTCTCGGACTCATGACCATACCTCCGTATCTTGAAAATCCCGAAGATGTCAGACCTTACTTCAGAAAACTCAGGGAACTGAGGGACGAGCTCCAAAGGGAGTACAACGTTGCACTTCCTCACCTCTCCATGGGAATGTCCCACGACTTTGAGGTTGCGATTGAAGAGGGTGCAACTATCGTGAGAATAGGCACTTTGCTCTTCGGGGAGAGGAAGTATTGA
- a CDS encoding winged helix-turn-helix domain-containing protein, whose product MKLKYKIWFEIDGEPVITKLKYELLKNIEKTKSIKKASELLNISYKKALEHIKAMEKRLGKKIVVRERGKGAYLTKEGKKLMEMYERAKKEFEKTARLIEEKEGI is encoded by the coding sequence TTGAAACTAAAGTACAAGATATGGTTTGAGATAGACGGAGAGCCCGTAATAACGAAGTTAAAGTATGAGCTTCTTAAAAATATAGAAAAGACAAAGTCAATAAAGAAGGCTTCAGAACTCCTTAACATCTCTTACAAAAAAGCCCTTGAACACATAAAGGCTATGGAAAAAAGACTGGGTAAAAAAATAGTCGTAAGGGAGAGGGGAAAAGGGGCTTATTTGACAAAGGAAGGAAAAAAGTTAATGGAAATGTACGAGAGGGCAAAAAAGGAATTTGAAAAAACCGCCCGTTTAATTGAGGAGAAGGAGGGCATTTGA
- a CDS encoding acyl-CoA dehydratase activase-related protein → MTNFIGFENLDKIDYETIRGEETRCHFCKNLCIRTFIDLKVNEEKKRFIIATCDKGEVESKEELKKLLKERSSLQEKYPNFVEISNKLLFKSYKPKKVVKENGIINFFRKKKLEFLKNAVIGIPRVLNVYSYAPFFRTYFEALGVKKVVFSDFTSEELYRRGSKRGSIDPCFPSKVAIAHVHNLLFEKKGVNIIFFPCIRTLQGEIYKAEGHWACPTVSATPEVVKASFTKERDEFRERGVIYLDPVLDLEDTELLERQLYKVFNPLFGITKEENREAVREGLRALEEYRRTLRERAREVLERLEREGKVGVVLLGRPYHNDPGINHEILDEINKRGYPIFTIESLPRDEDILYRIFERDILEGRIEHPMDIRDVWKKCYSENSSMKVWAAKYTARHPNLAGVDLSSFRCGHDAPIYSLIEEILEETNTPYFTFHELDENKPSGSIKIRVETIDYFLKRYEEEVLKRREVAV, encoded by the coding sequence ATGACGAACTTTATAGGTTTTGAAAACCTGGATAAGATTGATTACGAAACCATAAGGGGCGAGGAGACCCGCTGTCACTTTTGTAAGAACCTGTGCATAAGAACCTTCATAGATCTCAAGGTAAACGAAGAAAAAAAGAGGTTCATAATAGCCACGTGCGATAAAGGGGAAGTGGAGAGCAAGGAAGAGCTAAAAAAACTCCTAAAAGAAAGGAGTTCCCTGCAGGAAAAGTACCCGAACTTCGTTGAGATTTCGAATAAACTCCTCTTCAAGTCCTACAAACCGAAAAAAGTGGTAAAGGAAAATGGAATAATTAACTTCTTCAGGAAGAAAAAACTTGAATTCTTGAAGAACGCGGTAATCGGAATTCCGAGAGTCTTGAACGTATACTCTTACGCTCCCTTCTTCAGGACGTACTTCGAAGCCCTCGGAGTTAAAAAGGTAGTTTTTTCTGACTTCACGAGCGAAGAGCTCTACAGAAGAGGCTCAAAGAGGGGATCAATAGACCCGTGTTTCCCTTCAAAGGTCGCAATAGCCCACGTTCACAACCTCCTTTTTGAAAAGAAAGGAGTGAACATCATCTTTTTCCCCTGTATAAGGACACTTCAGGGAGAGATATACAAGGCTGAAGGGCACTGGGCGTGTCCCACAGTTTCGGCAACACCCGAAGTCGTGAAGGCTAGTTTTACAAAGGAAAGGGACGAATTCAGGGAAAGGGGAGTGATATACCTTGACCCGGTTCTGGATTTGGAAGACACGGAACTCTTAGAGAGACAACTCTACAAAGTATTTAATCCCTTATTCGGAATAACGAAAGAGGAAAACAGGGAGGCGGTAAGGGAAGGTCTGAGGGCACTTGAGGAGTACAGGAGAACTTTAAGGGAAAGGGCAAGGGAAGTTCTGGAGAGACTGGAAAGGGAAGGAAAGGTTGGAGTAGTTCTCCTTGGAAGACCCTACCACAACGACCCGGGGATAAACCACGAAATCTTAGACGAGATAAACAAAAGGGGCTACCCGATTTTTACAATAGAGAGCCTTCCGAGGGACGAGGACATCCTTTACAGGATATTTGAGAGGGACATTTTGGAGGGAAGGATAGAACACCCTATGGATATAAGGGACGTCTGGAAGAAGTGCTACAGCGAAAATTCTTCCATGAAAGTATGGGCGGCAAAGTACACGGCAAGACACCCGAACCTTGCAGGAGTTGACCTATCTTCCTTCAGGTGCGGGCACGACGCCCCCATATACTCGTTAATAGAGGAAATCTTAGAAGAAACCAACACTCCCTACTTTACCTTTCACGAGCTGGACGAAAACAAACCTTCTGGTTCTATAAAGATAAGAGTTGAGACTATTGATTACTTTTTGAAGAGGTACGAAGAGGAAGTATTAAAAAGAAGGGAGGTAGCGGTATGA
- a CDS encoding BadF/BadG/BcrA/BcrD ATPase family protein, translating into MLTVGLDVGSTTVKAVVIDENKNIVWKNYERHRTKQIEKVIEFLERIREELGVKEFRLFTAGSGGRKVAELLGGKFIQEVNALSFAVEHLHKDAGSVFELGGQDAKFIVWIRDEKGVRKFATMNDKCAGGTGATIDRILMKLNLKPEEVKNVKYDPKKVHPVAGKCGVFAETDINSLQKNGVPKDELMISLFDAIVLQNLTVLTRGYTPRPKVLLLGGPNNYFPALREAWEYQIRKLWEERGFEVKEENPIYVPEDALYYVAFGSALLSQFEEKDSFVVKDLSPLYRFLEEREKIKAQSGQVALWKTKEELEEFLKEYTSKPFTPPALYPGEKVGVYIGVDGGSTSTKGVLLNEEGEVITTAYKLSEGNPIEDTKGILKKMKREMEEKGVDIEVLGVGFTGYAKDLLKMAFGGDVAIVETVAHTLGALKFFPDAEVICDVGGQDIKVIILRNGKVKDFRLNTQCSAGNGYYLQSTANRFGYRVEEYADVAFKAKYCPSFNFGCAVFLEADIVNFQQLGWTAEEIMAGLAKVLPLNVWLYVMQEPNLRKLGKVFVLQGGTHKNLAVVKAQVDYIKSKVPEAKVYVHPMGSVAGAIGAALEAKRVKEAEGVLV; encoded by the coding sequence ATGTTAACGGTAGGTCTTGACGTCGGCTCAACCACCGTAAAGGCTGTGGTGATAGACGAAAACAAAAATATAGTTTGGAAAAATTACGAAAGGCACAGGACAAAACAAATAGAGAAAGTTATAGAGTTCCTGGAAAGGATAAGGGAAGAGCTCGGTGTAAAGGAGTTCAGACTATTCACGGCGGGAAGCGGCGGAAGGAAGGTAGCGGAACTCCTCGGCGGGAAGTTCATACAGGAAGTTAACGCCCTCAGCTTTGCGGTGGAACACCTTCACAAGGATGCGGGCTCCGTTTTTGAACTTGGAGGACAGGACGCTAAGTTCATTGTCTGGATAAGGGACGAGAAAGGTGTCAGGAAATTCGCAACTATGAACGACAAGTGTGCGGGGGGAACGGGAGCAACCATAGACAGGATTCTAATGAAACTGAACCTGAAACCCGAAGAAGTGAAAAACGTAAAGTACGACCCTAAAAAAGTCCACCCGGTTGCGGGAAAGTGCGGAGTTTTCGCAGAAACGGACATCAACTCCCTCCAGAAAAACGGAGTTCCCAAGGATGAGCTCATGATTTCCCTCTTTGACGCCATAGTTCTCCAGAACTTGACCGTTTTGACGAGGGGATACACACCAAGACCAAAAGTACTATTACTGGGAGGTCCGAACAACTACTTCCCCGCTCTCAGGGAAGCGTGGGAGTATCAAATAAGGAAACTCTGGGAAGAAAGAGGTTTTGAAGTCAAAGAAGAAAACCCCATATACGTTCCCGAAGATGCCCTGTATTACGTTGCCTTCGGGAGTGCACTCCTTTCTCAGTTTGAGGAAAAGGACTCCTTTGTAGTTAAAGACCTATCTCCACTTTACAGGTTCCTAGAAGAAAGGGAAAAGATAAAGGCTCAAAGCGGGCAGGTAGCCCTTTGGAAGACGAAAGAAGAGCTCGAAGAATTCCTCAAGGAGTACACATCCAAACCCTTCACCCCTCCGGCACTGTACCCAGGAGAAAAGGTAGGAGTTTACATAGGCGTTGACGGGGGCTCTACTTCAACAAAAGGAGTCCTCTTAAACGAAGAGGGAGAGGTGATTACAACGGCCTACAAACTCTCGGAAGGAAACCCTATAGAAGACACAAAGGGGATTCTCAAGAAGATGAAGAGAGAAATGGAAGAAAAGGGAGTTGATATAGAGGTTCTAGGAGTCGGTTTTACGGGATACGCAAAAGATCTTCTCAAGATGGCTTTCGGCGGAGACGTTGCAATAGTTGAAACGGTAGCCCACACGCTCGGAGCCCTTAAGTTTTTCCCCGACGCGGAAGTGATATGCGACGTGGGCGGGCAAGATATAAAGGTCATAATCCTCAGGAACGGAAAGGTTAAAGACTTTAGACTGAACACCCAGTGTTCCGCTGGAAACGGTTATTACCTCCAGTCCACCGCAAACAGGTTCGGATACAGGGTGGAAGAGTATGCGGACGTGGCTTTTAAAGCCAAGTACTGTCCCTCCTTTAACTTTGGTTGTGCTGTATTTTTAGAGGCGGACATAGTTAACTTCCAGCAACTCGGATGGACCGCGGAAGAGATAATGGCAGGACTCGCAAAGGTTCTGCCCTTGAATGTCTGGCTTTACGTAATGCAGGAGCCGAACTTGAGGAAGCTCGGAAAGGTATTCGTTCTTCAGGGAGGAACCCATAAAAACCTCGCGGTGGTAAAAGCTCAGGTGGATTACATAAAGTCTAAAGTCCCAGAAGCAAAGGTTTACGTTCACCCCATGGGAAGCGTAGCAGGGGCAATAGGTGCAGCCCTTGAAGCAAAGAGAGTAAAAGAAGCGGAGGGAGTATTAGTATGA
- a CDS encoding TetR/AcrR family transcriptional regulator — MSVQTRERIIKAAAKEFAEKGFYNTQISHIVESAGVARGTFYIYFKSKEEVFEEILKKVVEDLKERIKPVDISRDPVEQVKENVKRVIDYALENRELAKIILFRSCEPNYAKIIDCFFEDVVNLISRSLEKGIKLGILKPHDTEVVARVILGGVKEVIKSLICKRKLIQKKLRMNF, encoded by the coding sequence ATGTCAGTTCAGACGAGGGAGAGGATAATAAAAGCAGCTGCAAAGGAGTTTGCGGAAAAGGGGTTTTATAATACCCAGATTTCTCACATAGTGGAAAGTGCGGGAGTTGCGAGGGGAACTTTTTACATATACTTCAAGAGCAAGGAAGAAGTCTTTGAAGAGATACTCAAAAAAGTCGTTGAGGATTTGAAGGAACGTATAAAACCCGTTGATATATCCCGGGACCCTGTAGAGCAGGTAAAGGAAAACGTAAAGAGAGTAATAGATTACGCCCTTGAGAACAGAGAACTTGCGAAAATAATCCTTTTCAGGAGTTGCGAACCCAATTACGCGAAGATAATAGACTGTTTCTTTGAAGACGTAGTTAATTTAATTTCAAGATCCCTCGAGAAGGGGATAAAACTCGGTATTTTAAAGCCTCACGACACGGAGGTAGTAGCACGGGTAATCCTCGGAGGAGTTAAGGAAGTTATAAAGTCTCTTATCTGCAAGAGGAAGTTGATTCAGAAAAAGTTGCGGATGAACTTCTGA
- a CDS encoding endonuclease III domain-containing protein yields the protein MKREDVPKVLEILKREFPKWNAPVVHMIAQHDKDPFRVLVCALLSTRTKDELTWRVCKRFFEKVKSPEDLIKLSEKEIEELIYPVGFYRVKAKQLKEIGKILIEKYGGKVPDTLEELLKLPGVGRKVANLVLSKGFNKPAIVVDVHVHRIVNRWCLVKTKTPEETERKLMEIVPKELWSDINYLLVAFGQTICLPRKPKCEECPVEKYCGKCL from the coding sequence ATGAAAAGGGAAGACGTGCCTAAAGTTCTTGAAATTCTAAAAAGGGAATTTCCGAAATGGAATGCTCCCGTAGTTCACATGATAGCCCAGCACGATAAAGATCCCTTCAGGGTTCTGGTGTGTGCACTGCTTTCTACGAGAACAAAGGACGAACTCACTTGGAGAGTTTGTAAAAGGTTTTTTGAAAAGGTAAAATCTCCCGAAGATCTTATAAAACTTTCCGAAAAAGAAATTGAAGAACTAATTTATCCTGTGGGTTTTTACAGGGTAAAGGCTAAACAATTAAAAGAGATTGGAAAAATCCTGATTGAGAAGTACGGCGGGAAAGTCCCGGATACACTGGAAGAACTTCTGAAACTTCCGGGTGTGGGCAGAAAGGTGGCAAACCTCGTCCTTTCAAAGGGATTTAATAAACCTGCTATAGTCGTTGACGTTCACGTCCACAGGATAGTGAACAGGTGGTGTCTGGTGAAGACGAAAACACCTGAAGAAACGGAGAGGAAATTAATGGAAATAGTTCCAAAAGAACTCTGGAGCGATATCAATTACCTTTTGGTTGCCTTTGGGCAAACGATATGCCTTCCGAGAAAGCCGAAATGCGAGGAGTGCCCTGTAGAAAAGTACTGCGGAAAGTGCCTTTAA
- a CDS encoding bifunctional nuclease family protein — MSELVEMEVHGITLDPTTQMPIVVLKGKEDENLILPIWIGAFEANGIAMKLQGVEPPRPMTYELLKNIITEMGGNVEKVVINDLKDSTYYAEIYINQGNNTLVIDSRPSDAINLALRFGAPIYVAEHVLEQSKLPEPEEDEEKKKLREWLENIKPEDFEIGGEKS; from the coding sequence ATGAGCGAACTTGTTGAAATGGAAGTTCACGGAATTACTCTTGATCCCACGACTCAGATGCCTATAGTTGTTTTAAAGGGAAAGGAAGACGAAAACTTAATACTCCCTATATGGATAGGAGCCTTTGAGGCAAACGGCATAGCCATGAAACTCCAAGGTGTAGAACCCCCGAGACCCATGACTTACGAACTCCTTAAAAACATAATCACGGAAATGGGCGGAAACGTTGAAAAGGTTGTAATAAACGACCTCAAAGACAGCACTTACTACGCGGAAATTTACATAAATCAGGGGAACAACACACTCGTTATAGATTCAAGGCCGAGCGACGCTATAAACCTCGCCCTCAGGTTCGGAGCTCCCATATACGTGGCGGAACATGTCCTTGAACAGTCAAAACTGCCGGAACCCGAAGAGGACGAAGAGAAGAAGAAGTTAAGGGAGTGGCTCGAAAATATTAAACCCGAAGACTTTGAAATAGGCGGTGAAAAGAGTTAA
- the miaB gene encoding tRNA (N6-isopentenyl adenosine(37)-C2)-methylthiotransferase MiaB, whose translation MSKKFFIKTFGCQMNFNDSERIRGLLKTIGYEQTDNWEEADLIILNTCTIREKPDQKVLSHLGEYKKIKEKNPKALIAVAGCLAQRTGWELVKKAPVIDIMFSSFNMHQLPELINQAQAGYKAIAILDELPQDEDKIWEYPVERDNKYCAYVTIIKGCDKNCTYCVVPRTRGKERSRALHSILDEVKRLVDDGVREIHLLGQNVTAWGKDFEKPIPFSELLYQVSKIDGVERIRFTTGHPRDLTDDIIEAMADIPQVCNALHLPFQAGSNRILALMDRGYTKEEYLEKIEKLKEKVKDIAMSTDVIVGFPTETEEDFEHTLDVLKKVRFEQVFSFKFSPRPGTPAAEMEGQIPDDVKTERMRRLLELQKSILSEIAKKYEGTVQEVLVEEEKNGELIGRTTTNKWASFKGDPSLLGKIVKIKVIKSSPFSLEGELLEVIK comes from the coding sequence ATGAGTAAAAAGTTTTTCATAAAGACTTTCGGTTGCCAGATGAACTTCAACGACAGCGAACGTATAAGGGGACTCCTTAAAACTATCGGATACGAGCAGACAGACAACTGGGAAGAGGCGGATTTAATAATTTTAAATACATGTACCATAAGGGAAAAACCCGACCAGAAGGTTTTATCCCACCTCGGTGAGTATAAAAAAATTAAGGAAAAGAACCCGAAGGCTCTTATCGCGGTTGCGGGTTGCCTAGCTCAGAGAACGGGATGGGAACTCGTAAAAAAAGCTCCCGTAATAGACATAATGTTTTCCTCTTTTAACATGCACCAGCTCCCCGAACTCATAAATCAAGCTCAGGCGGGCTATAAGGCTATTGCAATCCTTGACGAGCTTCCCCAAGACGAAGACAAGATATGGGAATACCCCGTAGAGAGGGATAATAAGTACTGCGCCTACGTGACGATAATAAAGGGTTGCGACAAGAACTGCACCTACTGCGTAGTTCCGAGAACTAGAGGTAAAGAGCGTTCAAGAGCACTTCACAGCATACTTGACGAAGTGAAAAGACTTGTTGACGATGGGGTAAGGGAGATACACCTCCTTGGTCAAAACGTAACCGCATGGGGCAAAGACTTTGAAAAACCCATTCCCTTCTCAGAACTCCTGTATCAGGTTTCAAAGATAGACGGCGTTGAGAGGATAAGGTTCACTACTGGACACCCGAGAGATCTCACAGACGACATAATAGAGGCTATGGCAGACATTCCGCAGGTGTGCAACGCACTCCACCTTCCCTTCCAAGCAGGTTCAAACAGGATTCTTGCCTTGATGGACAGAGGATACACAAAAGAGGAATACCTTGAAAAGATAGAAAAACTAAAGGAAAAAGTTAAGGACATCGCAATGTCCACGGACGTAATCGTTGGATTTCCCACGGAAACTGAGGAGGATTTTGAACACACACTGGACGTCCTTAAAAAGGTAAGGTTTGAACAGGTGTTCTCCTTCAAGTTCTCTCCGAGACCTGGAACACCCGCCGCGGAAATGGAGGGACAGATTCCCGATGATGTGAAAACGGAAAGGATGAGGAGACTCTTAGAACTCCAAAAGTCAATACTCTCGGAAATAGCCAAAAAGTACGAAGGAACGGTTCAGGAAGTCCTTGTTGAAGAGGAGAAGAACGGTGAACTTATAGGCAGAACAACAACGAACAAGTGGGCTTCCTTTAAGGGAGACCCTTCACTTTTAGGAAAGATAGTGAAGATAAAGGTTATTAAGTCTTCTCCCTTCAGTTTAGAGGGCGAACTTTTGGAGGTGATAAAATGA
- a CDS encoding YqhA family protein, which produces MRLLEIIFENFLWKSRLLVLIAVVMSLFASLLLFLAGVYEIIYPVIKLVDTGDYEIFQRKILASVISSLDLFLIATFLIIFSLGLYELFISKIDPAERDQRSSRILIVRNLEDLKMKLGKIVIMVLSVYFFKQALFFNFTQSIDFLFFGLGLVSIALALYLSHREHLEEKEHKHH; this is translated from the coding sequence ATGAGATTGCTTGAAATAATCTTTGAAAACTTTCTGTGGAAGTCAAGGCTCTTGGTATTAATAGCGGTTGTAATGTCTTTATTTGCCTCGCTTTTGCTGTTTCTTGCCGGAGTATACGAGATAATTTACCCGGTAATAAAACTCGTAGATACAGGAGATTACGAGATATTTCAGAGGAAGATACTCGCTTCGGTTATCTCCTCCCTTGACCTGTTTTTAATAGCTACATTCCTGATAATTTTCTCCTTGGGACTTTACGAGCTCTTCATATCAAAGATAGACCCCGCGGAAAGGGATCAGAGGAGTTCGAGAATTTTAATAGTAAGGAACTTGGAAGACCTCAAAATGAAACTGGGAAAGATAGTTATAATGGTTCTCTCGGTTTACTTCTTCAAACAGGCACTTTTTTTCAACTTTACACAATCTATAGACTTCTTATTCTTCGGATTGGGGCTCGTAAGTATAGCTTTAGCCCTTTACCTGTCCCACAGGGAACACCTGGAGGAGAAAGAACACAAACACCATTAA
- the smpB gene encoding SsrA-binding protein SmpB has product MGKSDKIIPIAENKEAKAKYDILETYEAGIVLKGSEVKSLREKGTVSFKDSFVRIENGEAWLYNLYIAPYKHATIENHDPLRKRKLLLHKREIMRLYGKVQEKGYTIIPLKLYWKNNKVKVLIALAKGKKLYDRRRELKEKAMKRELEREFKGKIHL; this is encoded by the coding sequence ATGGGCAAAAGCGACAAAATTATCCCTATAGCTGAAAACAAGGAAGCAAAAGCCAAGTACGACATACTTGAGACCTACGAAGCGGGAATAGTCTTGAAAGGTTCCGAGGTAAAATCCCTGAGGGAAAAGGGAACCGTTTCCTTTAAGGATAGTTTCGTAAGGATAGAAAACGGAGAGGCGTGGCTCTACAACCTCTACATAGCCCCGTATAAACACGCGACTATAGAAAACCACGATCCATTAAGAAAGAGAAAGCTCCTTCTTCACAAAAGGGAGATAATGAGGCTCTACGGAAAAGTTCAGGAAAAGGGCTACACTATAATTCCCTTAAAGCTCTATTGGAAGAACAACAAAGTGAAGGTTCTGATAGCCCTTGCAAAGGGTAAGAAGCTCTACGACAGGAGGAGAGAACTCAAAGAAAAAGCTATGAAGAGGGAACTCGAAAGAGAGTTTAAAGGTAAAATACACCTCTGA
- a CDS encoding gluconokinase codes for MSKVLELAKELGAEVIQTHTSWVLLLKDVVYKIKKPVNFGFLDYSTLEKRKEMCYKEVELNRRLCPWVYIGVVPISEVKGKWVIENDENVVEYAVKMRRIPDEAILSNRLDKTTEEDLKKVAKVVADFHVRAKRVDEFGKMEVMKYNTDENFAQTEKYIGITISKEDYDFIKRKTNEFYEKHADIFEKRIKEGRIRDGHGDIRTEHVAFLEEGVCIFDCIEFNDRFRYGDVLNDMCFLSMELEYFGREYLARAYEEEYRRISKDPDFDLMLPFFKCYRAYVRGKVNSFLLDDPNLTQEEKEKAKERATKFFKLARTYAEMIK; via the coding sequence GTGAGCAAAGTACTTGAACTCGCAAAAGAACTGGGTGCAGAAGTTATCCAGACCCACACCTCATGGGTTTTACTTTTGAAAGACGTTGTTTACAAGATAAAAAAGCCTGTGAACTTCGGCTTTCTCGATTACTCAACGCTCGAGAAAAGGAAAGAAATGTGCTACAAGGAAGTGGAACTCAACAGGAGGCTGTGCCCCTGGGTTTACATAGGTGTAGTTCCCATAAGCGAAGTAAAGGGTAAGTGGGTAATAGAAAACGACGAGAACGTGGTGGAGTACGCCGTAAAGATGAGAAGGATACCGGATGAAGCTATCCTCTCAAACAGACTCGATAAGACAACGGAAGAAGACTTGAAAAAGGTCGCAAAAGTTGTTGCGGACTTCCACGTGAGGGCTAAGAGGGTGGACGAGTTCGGAAAGATGGAAGTAATGAAGTACAACACCGACGAGAACTTCGCCCAGACTGAAAAGTATATAGGGATAACGATAAGCAAGGAGGACTACGATTTTATAAAGAGAAAGACAAACGAATTTTACGAAAAGCACGCGGACATTTTCGAAAAGAGGATAAAGGAAGGGAGGATAAGGGACGGGCACGGGGACATAAGGACGGAACACGTTGCCTTCCTGGAAGAAGGAGTGTGTATCTTTGACTGTATTGAGTTTAACGACAGGTTCAGGTACGGAGACGTTCTCAACGACATGTGCTTCCTTTCTATGGAACTGGAGTACTTCGGAAGGGAATACCTCGCAAGGGCTTACGAGGAAGAGTACAGGAGGATATCAAAAGATCCCGACTTTGACCTTATGCTTCCCTTTTTCAAGTGCTACAGGGCTTACGTGAGAGGGAAGGTGAACTCCTTCTTACTTGACGATCCTAACTTAACTCAAGAAGAAAAGGAGAAGGCAAAGGAGAGGGCTACTAAGTTCTTTAAACTCGCGAGAACTTACGCCGAAATGATAAAGTGA